The proteins below come from a single Drosophila kikkawai strain 14028-0561.14 chromosome 3R, DkikHiC1v2, whole genome shotgun sequence genomic window:
- the LOC108073675 gene encoding uncharacterized protein: MSGDMHATPQSGRRPRLGLGRRTCQSTPRLRLQGEEPSVKTPKSESLNTPSTFPLSLSARRIGLSKNRTELTKKKLEFAMVQEIKENKPSVSQEKAKKTNEPKKKNQRREKGNKQEDEKGKNKEKDLPGKQKEEAPKKREQDSPNKLQQESPKNLEPTQPKSSKILELQGDIEIWRKGFIASVDDLQAMAEPGLTKRELLTQLGIPLEMLRYLEED; encoded by the coding sequence ATGTCCGGGGATATGCATGCCACGCCCCAATCTGGCCGCAGACCGCGGTTGGGCCTGGGAAGACGGACCTGTCAATCCACGCCTCGCCTGCGACTCCAAGGAGAGGAACCATCAGTAAAAACACCCAAAAGTGAGAGTCTGAATACGCCGTCGACATTTCCGCTATCCTTGAGCGCACGCAGGATAGGATTGTCCAAAAACAGGACGGAGCTGACCAAGAAGAAGTTGGAGTTTGCTATGGTCCAGGAAATCAAGGAGAACAAGCCTTCGGTTAGTCAAGAAAAGGCGAAGAAAACGAACGAACCCAAGAAGAAAAATCAGCGCAGAGAAAAGGGCAACAAACAAGAGGACGAAAAAGGCAAGAACAAGGAAAAAGACCTGCCCGGAAAGCAGAAAGAGGAGGCGCCCAAGAAGCGGGAGCAAGATTCGCCCAACAAACTGCAACAGGAATCGCCCAAGAACTTGGAGCCCACTCAACCAAAGAGCAGCAAAATACTGGAGCTGCAAGGCGACATTGAAATCTGGCGCAAGGGATTCATAGCTTCCGTGGACGATCTACAAGCCATGGCAGAGCCTGGACTAACGAAAAGGGAACTCCTCACCCAGCTGGGCATTCCCCTCGAGATGCTGCGCTACCTGGAGGAGGATTAA
- the LOC108073745 gene encoding thyroid transcription factor 1-associated protein 26: protein MAPARGSQSQGKPGRKPAKGPGKVAHKQKPNFKSKNQPKPKANKPNKPEIRRNKRNEKIAQERAEQEKVRAERDARVKAYKKQRLEKTKAISKKTQRGQPLMKDRMQLLLKQIEEMKRR from the exons ATGGCACCTGCTCGTGGCTCACAATCACAAGGCAAACCTGGCAGGAAACCAGCTAAAGGTCCTGGCAAGGTGGCACACAAGCAAAAACCCAATTTCAAGAGCAAAAACCAGCCAAAACCCAAGGCA aataaaCCCAATAAACCCGAGATTCGCAGGAATAAGCGAAATGAAAAGATTGCCCAGGAGAGAGCAGAGCAGGAGAAGGTGCGGGCGGAGCGAGATGCCCGGGTAAAGGCCTACAAAAAGCAACGTTTGGAGAAGACCAAGGCGATCAGTAAGAAAACGCAGCGTGGACAACCGCTGATGAAGGATCGGATGCAGCTCCTGCTGAAACAGATCGAGGAGATGAAACGTCGCTAA
- the LOC138928762 gene encoding uncharacterized protein yields MKYFKLCWVLVIVLLMCSEDVLAAPKRKSRPKLGIKLPKININIHHNNIHIG; encoded by the exons atgaaatacttCAAGTTATGTTGGGTGCTGGTCATTGTGCTCTTAATGTGTTCGGAAGATGTCCTTGCGGCCCCAAAACGAAAGTCAAGGCCCAAGTTGGGAATCAAGCTGCCAAAAATCAACATAAATATTCATCACAATA ATATTCACATTGGCTAG
- the LOC108073698 gene encoding transcription initiation factor IIA subunit 1-like, with protein sequence MAPSKKKAKVPKSQAVVPRFCQRVIDDVVSNMRQAFLDDGVGEQALQRMLHMWRSKMMKSKSIDLSPAIPPTPEAVEDLDEEPCCSTSKRSKKEKSKTLGTARQLDGPLDDSDDETFDNYLDYDDEGDDPDDPDDPDDEAENSEAEAEVEDEEEPLNSGDDLTDDEAIEEKFETENMVACQYDVVSRSRNKWKFIFRDGMMKIHGKEFVFKKAEGDAVW encoded by the coding sequence ATGGCTCCTTCCAAAAAGAAGGCCAAGGTCCCCAAGTCCCAGGCTGTAGTACCCAGGTTCTGCCAACGCGTCATCGACGACGTAGTCTCCAATATGCGACAAGCCTTCCTGGACGATGGAGTCGGCGAACAGGCCCTGCAGCGCATGCTGCACATGTGGCGCTCCAAGATGATGAAAAGCAAGTCCATCGATCTGTCACCGGCAATTCCGCCAACACCAGAAGCGGTCGAAGATTTAGATGAAGAGCCCTGCTGCTCCACCAGCAAGCGCTCAAAAAAGGAGAAATCCAAGACTCTGGGAACGGCCAGGCAGCTAGACGGGCCACTCGACGACTCTGATGATGAAACTTTCGACAACTATTTGGATTATGATGATGAAGGTGACGATCCTGATGATCCCGACGATCCTGACGATGAGGCAGAGAACTCTGAGGCAGAGGCCGAGGTGGAAGACGAGGAGGAGCCACTCAATAGCGGCGACGATCTAACCGACGATGAAGCAATCGAGGAAAAGTTCGAGACTGAGAACATGGTGGCCTGCCAGTACGATGTCGTTAGCCGTTCGCGCAACAAGTGGAAGTTTATTTTCCGCGATGGCATGATGAAGATTCACGGCAAGGAGTTTGTGTTCAAGAAAGCTGAAGGAGATGCCGTGTGGTAA
- the mRpS18C gene encoding small ribosomal subunit protein bS18m → MLKIGKFIAQNVAVARQQLATTSRFYSQPPQPADTSDLPIDITNPYEKDPQQCILCKHDIAPHYKNVKLLSQFQSPYTGRIYGRHITGLCKRRQEQVEQAILRAQQCLLMPGYHKDLDFLADPKLFDPERPVRPHKY, encoded by the exons atgcttaaaattggTAAATTTATAGCTCAAAATG TGGCAGTGGCCAGACAACAGCTGGCGACCACCAGTCGCTTTTACTCGCAGCCGCCGCAGCCTGCCGACACCTCCGACCTGCCCATTGACATAACGAATCCTTATGAAAAGGACCCCCAGCAGTGCATCCTGTGCAAGCACGACATTGCGCCGCACTACAAGAATGTGAAGCTGCTGTCGCAGTTCCAGTCGCCGTACACCGGTCGCATCTATGGCCGGCACATAACCGGATTATGCAAGCGCCGCCAGGAGCAGGTGGAACAGGCCATATTGCGGGCCCAGCAGTGCCTGCTGATGCCGGGCTACCACAAGGACCTTGATTTCCTGGCGGACCCCAAGCTCTTCGACCCAGAGCGACCTGTACGGCCGCACAAGTACTAG